A window of Bacillus sp. DX3.1 genomic DNA:
GTTGAAGCAGCAAAAACATTTTTACGTAAGCGTATAGAGCATAATGAATCAGTGATTTTTGTAGCCGTAGAAGATGGAGAGTACCTTGGATTTACGCAATTATATCCTTCTTTTTCTTCTATTTCAATGAAAGAACTATGGATATTGAATGATTTATTTGTACAAGAAGGTAATCGAGGATCAGGTATTGGAAAGAAACTATTAGAAGCAGCTAGGAATTTCGCCTTAGAAAATGGTGCAAAAGGATTGAAATTGCAGACAGAAATAGATAATATTGCAGCACAACGATTATATGCTGAAAATGGTTATATGAGAGACAATCATTATTTTCATTATGAACTAACTTTCTAAAATCTATATAAATACAAATTAAAAAACCGACATAAAACCCTTCTTTTTAGGTGGGAGAGAGCATCCGGCCTAAAAAGAAGCGGTCAGATCTTTTTCCTGCCCCATGCGAAGTGAAAATAAAGAGGGAAAACGAGTGCGGGTAACTCTTTGTTATCTATAGCCGCGGCTATATGTCGAAAAATCAAAATGGATTTATATAGATGGGGGATAATTGCCCGTAAAAGCCCGATTGGTGAGGGCTAATAATCAGTGGGAGATAAAGACTCCCACTGATCAAAGTTTCACTTTATTTGTGATTGCTAGTAGTAGAGAAAAAGCAATGCTATTTTTATAGCATTGCTTTTTCTTGTCTCAGTATCCAAGTAACAGCATCTTGAAAGTTCTCTGCGATATAATTTGGTTCAATATGTGCCCACTTGTCGCGATATGTATGTAATGCGTCATGACCAGCGCCAGTTTGAACTAATATTGTTGTCGCTTTAACATTGGCACCAGCGACAATATCAGTCCAACGATCACCGATAACGATACATTTTGTTAAGTCTAGATTATATTTTTCTGCTGCTTGCAGAAGCATACCAGTACTTGGTTTACGGCACTGACAGCCATCTCCATGTCGATGTGGGCAAAGATATATATCATCAAAACCAAATGCTTGTAACTCTTGTCTAAAATCTTCTGCGCTTGCTTTTCCATCGGCAATACCTGGTTGATTTGTAAAGGAGAAGAGTTTTATGCTTTGCTCTTTTAATGCATCTAACGCGCCTTTTGTATAAGAGAACAGCTCGAACTCTCCTGGATAATGCACAGTTGCGTCTCCTCCAATTGTTCCATCACGGTCAATAAAAATAGCTTCTATGTTTTGTATATTTGTCATAGGGGAAGTTCCTTTCAGTAGGTCTATTAAAAGTATTTTACAAATCGATATCCGTTTACTTCATAGCCTAATTTTTGATAGAAGGGATGAGCTTCTTTGCGGTGTGTACCACTAACAAGCCATGTCCCAATACAGTTCTGTTCTTTTGCTAATTGTTCTGCATAGTCCATTAAAATTTGTCCAATTCCTTTTCGGCGAGCTGTAGAATCAACGCTAATAATAGAAATCTCTCCATACCGCGTCACATCTTCGAGATTTTCACGTATTCGGAATCCAAGTAATCCAAATATAGAAGAATCTTCTTCATATACATAGAGGAAATCAAAAGGGCTCATTGCGACAAACTGCAAACGGTTTTGCATATCAGCTTGTGAAATGTTTGAGCCTTTTAGCTCTTTTGTAAGGGAACATAGTGCTTCTATATCCTTTTCGGTTGCTGTTCGAATGTGCGGTGTCATAAAATCATCTCCATATGTAAAGGTATGTTTTCAATAACTCCAAACATTAAATATTCTGTTAAAATATATGTTTTCCTGCAAATAAATATGAATATTTATTTAACTAGATGTAAAAATGTTAGTTTAGAAGAAAAATATGTTATGATTTTCCTGGTGATTATTGTAAGTGTTTAGAAAGTGGGGAATGAATGTGCTAGAAGTAAATATTTGCTCGGCAGGCTATGAAGCTGGTCAAACAACGATACAAAACATAGCATTTTCGGTTGAGAAAGGCGAGCTCGTTGCTCTTATAGGTGCGAATGGAGCAGGAAAGAGTACCACTATAAAATCCATATTAGGTCTGCTTTCTCATATGGATGGGACCGTTTCTTTCGGTGATAAAGAAAACCCGTATGTCTATGTACCGGAAAATCCAACGTATTATGATTATTTAACGTTATGGGAGCATATTGAATTATTAATGGCTGCACGTGGATGCGAGGTAGGAAGCTGGGAGGAGCAGGCGAAAGAGTTATTACGTACGTTCCGAATGGAGAATCATATACATGAATACTTATCGAAGTTTTCAAAAGGAATGAAACAGAAGTCGATGCTGATTTTGGCTTTTTTAACAAAATCAGATTTTTATATTATTGATGAGCCATTTATCGGATTAGATCCAGTTGCAACGCGAGAATTTTTAACTTTCCTATATAAAGAGAAAGAACGAGGGGCTGGCATTTTACTTTGTACACACGTGTTAGATACAGCGGAAAGAATATGTGAGCGTTTTTTACTCATTTCAGAAGGTACACTATTAGCGAACGGCGATTTACAAACCATTCAATCACTAGCAAATATGCCAGAAAGTTCACTATTAGATTACTTTGATGCGATTGTAAGGCGGGAACAAGATGATAAAAAAGCAATTTTATAAACGTCTATTTTACGAATTTCATATGAAATGGAAATCGATTCGTTCTGTTACGGATTGGACAGTAGCTTTATATATCATCATACCAGCGCTTGTATTTAGCGGCATTTATTACCGCTCGTTATGGACGAAAGAGCTATCCGTAGAAGAAACAATCTACTTTTCACTTGGTTTACTCGTTTTTTATTTTGTTACATTCTCAAGAGGAACGCGTTCATTCTTTGAGCAAGCAGATAGTTTGTTTTTAATTCAGCATCCTTCTCATATGAAAAAACTGATGAGGTATGGGACAATGTATACATTTGTTCGCATTAGCATAACAAATGTAATTGTGACAATGGCTATGCTACCTGTTTTTCTAAAAAACATGGATGCATCTATACTTCAAGTATTGTTATTTTGGCTATTTTTCACTGTTTTTCGATGTATGGTATCCCTATTGGTACGATATGTCGATGTGCGAATAGGAAAGCGTTGGGTGTTATGGATTGTAAAGAATATGCTATTTTTAATTGGTTTAATTTGTTTTGGAAGTGGTATGTTTTTCGTTTTCAAAAATCCAATTTGTTCAATACCATTTATCGTTATATTTATTTTAATTAGTGTAGCATTGATAAAGAAAAAAATGAATTATCAGCGTTTCTTTTTTAAAGAAGTTGAAAAGGAAAAGGCAGAGAGTATGCGTTGGACGATGGATATCATGCAGTTTGGTGGACATGTAATAAAACCAAGTAATACTACTTCAAAGCCATGGGTTTTCCCGCGCTCAAAACGGATTTTAGGACGTAAATCCGATTCGCGCATTGTAGAATCCTTTTTAAAAGAATATTTTCGTACGGGAAATTCTTTGGGTTTTTATATTCGAATTGTGCTTATAAGTGCATTGGCTATTACACGGACACCATGGTGGATAACTTCCATTATTCTCGTATTTTCCTTGTTTGCAATTGCTCGTTATTCACGTGATCGTTGGAGTGAATTTACGAAAAAAATGTTTCTTCAATTGTATTGTAATGAAGGCAGGTTGGTGTGGTTAAGATGGAAATCTAGTCAGTATTTATTTCTTCCAGCCCTTTTCATTTATGGAACGGTTATACTTGCACAGTTTTATTTACTTCCGGCAATAATCATTGGGATCATATTGGTGATTCTAGTAGGATGGATTGTATTTATACCCTAAAAAAGAGCCACAATGGCTCTTTTTAGTCCGTAATCGATTGATGAATAAAATATAAGAGAACAACAATGCTCACGATGGAGTAAATAACATCAAGGCTCAACGAAATTCCTCCTCACTATACGTATGTTCCTATTATATGAAATCTTACTATTACGTATTCAAATGAAAAAAATGTGAACGTTAACAAATTTGTAAAGTGCAAAAATTAACATCATTTTGTATAATAGAAGAAACAACAACGGTTATGAGAATATAAGTAGTGAAAGAGGAGAGAATAAAATGCCAAATTGGTTTAAAAAGACGTTAGTCACATTAATTACTGTATTTACGTTTGGCTTAGTGACGCCTCCTTCTATTTTGCTTGATAATGCAAAAGCGGACAAGCCTACAAGACAGCAAAATCTAGAGCAGACGTCATATACGTATGAAGACAAAAACGAAGAGCTAACAGCGAATGATTTTCTCACCTATGCAATGCAGGAAGCTGAGAGACAATCGATGCGGAAATTTGGATCTAAAATTGGACCTGTAATTGAAGATGAATTTAAAGATATTATTTTACCTAAAATAGAAGAGGCAATTGAAGAACTTGCAACTGATGTACCAGAAGGTTCTTTACAATCATTAGCAATTTCACAAAGGCCAGCAGGTGGTAACAACGAAAAAATTTTTCACGTGTATGATACAAAAACAGGAAGCGACTTACTTCGTTTCCATGTAAGGCGGGATCACCCACCGCAAGATGGATATTATTTTAATTTCCATTATCATCGTTACGATGATGGATTTACAGGACATCATGAACTAGGAAATATTTATTGGAATACAAATACACCACCGCAATGGTTGTCTTAATGCAGAAAGAACAGGGAAATATTCCTTGTTCTTTTTTTGTAAAATACAGCACTTACTTAAGAAGTTATATGGGAAAGGATAAGAATGTATAAAGAGAACTTTTTCATGTACATAAGAAAAGAGGCAGATGAAATGGTAAAGTATAT
This region includes:
- a CDS encoding GNAT family N-acetyltransferase, whose amino-acid sequence is MKIYEATIEDLEGVASVFNNYRTFYRQESNVEAAKTFLRKRIEHNESVIFVAVEDGEYLGFTQLYPSFSSISMKELWILNDLFVQEGNRGSGIGKKLLEAARNFALENGAKGLKLQTEIDNIAAQRLYAENGYMRDNHYFHYELTF
- a CDS encoding HAD-IIIA family hydrolase encodes the protein MQNIEAIFIDRDGTIGGDATVHYPGEFELFSYTKGALDALKEQSIKLFSFTNQPGIADGKASAEDFRQELQAFGFDDIYLCPHRHGDGCQCRKPSTGMLLQAAEKYNLDLTKCIVIGDRWTDIVAGANVKATTILVQTGAGHDALHTYRDKWAHIEPNYIAENFQDAVTWILRQEKAML
- a CDS encoding GNAT family N-acetyltransferase codes for the protein MTPHIRTATEKDIEALCSLTKELKGSNISQADMQNRLQFVAMSPFDFLYVYEEDSSIFGLLGFRIRENLEDVTRYGEISIISVDSTARRKGIGQILMDYAEQLAKEQNCIGTWLVSGTHRKEAHPFYQKLGYEVNGYRFVKYF
- a CDS encoding ABC transporter ATP-binding protein gives rise to the protein MLEVNICSAGYEAGQTTIQNIAFSVEKGELVALIGANGAGKSTTIKSILGLLSHMDGTVSFGDKENPYVYVPENPTYYDYLTLWEHIELLMAARGCEVGSWEEQAKELLRTFRMENHIHEYLSKFSKGMKQKSMLILAFLTKSDFYIIDEPFIGLDPVATREFLTFLYKEKERGAGILLCTHVLDTAERICERFLLISEGTLLANGDLQTIQSLANMPESSLLDYFDAIVRREQDDKKAIL
- a CDS encoding ABC transporter permease; the encoded protein is MIKKQFYKRLFYEFHMKWKSIRSVTDWTVALYIIIPALVFSGIYYRSLWTKELSVEETIYFSLGLLVFYFVTFSRGTRSFFEQADSLFLIQHPSHMKKLMRYGTMYTFVRISITNVIVTMAMLPVFLKNMDASILQVLLFWLFFTVFRCMVSLLVRYVDVRIGKRWVLWIVKNMLFLIGLICFGSGMFFVFKNPICSIPFIVIFILISVALIKKKMNYQRFFFKEVEKEKAESMRWTMDIMQFGGHVIKPSNTTSKPWVFPRSKRILGRKSDSRIVESFLKEYFRTGNSLGFYIRIVLISALAITRTPWWITSIILVFSLFAIARYSRDRWSEFTKKMFLQLYCNEGRLVWLRWKSSQYLFLPALFIYGTVILAQFYLLPAIIIGIILVILVGWIVFIP
- a CDS encoding YpjP family protein, translated to MPNWFKKTLVTLITVFTFGLVTPPSILLDNAKADKPTRQQNLEQTSYTYEDKNEELTANDFLTYAMQEAERQSMRKFGSKIGPVIEDEFKDIILPKIEEAIEELATDVPEGSLQSLAISQRPAGGNNEKIFHVYDTKTGSDLLRFHVRRDHPPQDGYYFNFHYHRYDDGFTGHHELGNIYWNTNTPPQWLS